CAATGGTGCCATAATATCTGCCTCTTGTATTGAAGTAAGGAGGGTCAAGGTAAACAAAATCATCCTTTGTTACAGTATTTAAAATCATTTTGTAATCTTCATTGATAAACTCATAGCTCTCTATTATTTCTGAAGTAGATTCAATAATTTTATCAAGTTTGTCAGGGTGAATTCCAGGTCTTGAATAATGAAAAGAATTATTGAATTCTCCTTTTTTATTATATCTTATTAACCCATTAACACAAGTTCTCGATAAAAAAAGCAAATCATAGCCATTAGGTTCATTATTATATCTATTTCGTATATCTAAATAATGCTTGTATCCTTTGTCTTGTAATTTATTCCACTCTAGTCTATAGTAATCACACATAGATTTAGGATTTTTTTTAATTACGTTCCAAAAATC
This genomic interval from Candidatus Delongbacteria bacterium contains the following:
- a CDS encoding DNA adenine methylase, producing MTSMPVIKWSGSKRSQAKKIIEFFPDFKTYYEPFLGGGSILLELKPKKAVCYDINQSLIDFWNVIKKNPKSMCDYYRLEWNKLQDKGYKHYLDIRNRYNNEPNGYDLLFLSRTCVNGLIRYNKKGEFNNSFHYSRPGIHPDKLDKIIESTSEIIESYEFINEDYKMILNTVTKDDFVYLDPPYFNTRGRYYGTIDYTDFFKFLEDLNKKGIKYALSFDGKSENKNYLFEVPKELYKRHILIRSGKSTFNKVIDGKSNEVHESLYLNW